The genomic window AAATCTTTCAATTCATTTTCAATATACTCGCCCATTTTCTGAGCATTTTCGATGAGATTTTCATCTTTCATGACGTCCAATACAGCAATCGCAGCGACACAAGCTAAGTGATTTCCACCAAAAGTTGTTCCCAGCAAGCCGTTACTTGCCTGAAATTTTGGGTGAATCAATACTCCGCCGATTGGGAAACCGTTCCCCATTCCTTTCGCTGTTGTTATAATATCTGCTTCAATTCCAAATTCCTGATGAGCAAAGAAATATCCACTTCTTCCATAACCGGACTGAACTTCATCTAAAATCAAAACGCTATTATGTTTTTCACACAATTCTTTAATTTTAGTTAAAAATTCAACCGTTGGAATCATAATTCCGCCAACTCCCTGAATTCCTTCAATAATTACAGATGAAATTTCCCTTCCTTGTTTTTCGAAAATTGCTTCAAGCTGCTCGATATTATTCCATTCAGATTTGATAAATCTTTCATCATAATTTACCGGAGCTACAATCTTAGGATTATCGGTCACGGAAACTGCTGCCGAAGTTCTGCCATGAAACGAACCTGAAAAATACAGCACTTTGCTTTTTCCGTTATGGAAAGAAGCCAGTTTTAAAGCATTTTCGTTGGCTTCAGCTCCTGAATTACACAGGAACAAGTTGTAATCTTCCAAGCCTGAAAGTTTTCCTAATTTCTCAGCCAATTCAGTTTGTAATTCATTCTGAACCGAGTTTGAATAGAAAGATATTTTGTCTAATTGGTTTTTTAATTGAGTTTGATAATACGGATGATTGTGTCCGATAGAAATTACAGCGTGACCTCCGTAAAAATCAAGATATTTTTCTCCTTTATCGTCCCAAAGAAATGATCCCTGAGCTTTTACCGGATTTATATTGAATAATGGATATACGTTGAATAAATTCATTTTTTCTAGTTGATTGTTGTTGGTTGATAGTTGCTGGTTTTACAACTTCATTTTTAATTTTTTTTGTTTTAATTAATTTCTTTTGTCTTGAAACAAAAGAGACAAAAGTTCAAGACTGGAAACTTCCGCTAAAAAATATTTTTGTTCTCTAAAAATTTTAAAACTTGCGCGAAATCGACATTTGTTCTTCGATTCGACATTTTTCTCGCGCTTCGAACAGTAGAATTTTCTTAACGTTCACAAAAGTATTTTCTTAACGCTCCACTTTCCTAAGTCGGATTATTTCATGTTTTAAAATGCAATTGGTTTCAAGTTTAATCCTGAATTTTCTTCCCAACCCATGGCAATATTCATGTTTTGAACCGCCTGTCCGGACGCTCCTTTCAACAAATTATCAATCACTGAGTGAATAACGGCAACATTTCCACTCTTTTCTATATGAATCATACAACGATTCGTGTTGACAACCTGTTTTAAATCAATTGCTTTATCACTTACCTTTACAAAAGGCTCATCTGCATAAAAATCCTGATACAATTGCTCAATATCTGAAAGTTCTACATCTGTTTTCACCGTGGAACTCGTAAAAATTCCTCTCGCAAAATCTCCTCTCCATGAAACAAAATTTAGACTGATTTCATTCGTATTGAAAGAAACTAACTGCTGTAAAATCTCATCCACATGCTGATGCGTCAAAGTTTTATAGGCTGAAATATTATCATTCCTCCATGTAAAATGCGTCGTTGCCTGCAAAGACTGACCCGCACCCGTCGAGCCCGTAATTCCCGTCGTATACACTTCATTCAACAAACCTTTTTGAGCCAATGGAAGCAAAGCCAATTGAATCGCTGTTGCAAAACATCCCGGATTCGCAATACTTTTTGCTCCTAAAAGTTGTTTTTTGTTGATTTCAGGTAAACCGTAGATAAAATTTCTGTTTCCAAAGCTTCTATCCAAACGAAAATCATTTCCTAAATCGATTACTAAAGTTTCATCGTCTACACCATTTTGAACCAGCCAATTCTGACTTTCTTTGTGAGGAAGGCATAGAAACAAAATATCTACATCTTCAGGCTGATCGGTTAAAACCATTCCACAAATTGTCGCTAAATCCGGGTACAAATCTGAAATTTTTGTCCCCGAATTTGAACGACTATATAAAAAACGCAATGACACATGGGGATGAAAAGCCAGCAGACGTACCAATTCGCTTCCCGTGTAACCGTTAGCGCCTACAATTCCTACTGTTTTCATATCTTTTCTCCGTTAATCTGATGATATATATTTAAAGAATTGCTTACAATTTTCGTGTAACCTTTCACATCTTCGCCCGTCCAAGCTCTGTTTGCTTCGCCGTAGCTTCCGAATTTATCGGACATTAAATCATGTTCAGATTCAATTCCATTTAAAATAAATCGGTAAGGATGAAGGGTTACAAAAACTTTTCCGCTCACTGTTTTTTGAGAATCAATTAAAAAAGATTCGATATTTCTCATCACCGGATCCAAGAAAAGTGCTTCGTGAAGCCAGTTTCCGTACCAATCGGATAATTGGGACTTCATCATTTGCTGATATTTTGAAAGCGTATGTTTTTCCAATAAATGGTGCGCTTTAATGATCACAGATGCCGCCGCTGCTTCAAAACCAACCCTTCCTTTAATTCCAACAATCGTATCTCCAACGTGGATATCGCGACCAATTCCGTAAGCCGATGCCAATTCTTCAATCTTTTGAATGGCATAAACCGAATATTCAAAATTTTCTCCATTCACCGCCACTACCTCACCATTTTTGAACTCAATTTCCAATTCTGATGGCTGATCTTCTTTAATTTGTGAAGGAAAAGCTTCTTCAGGAAGGTAATTTCTTGAGGTCAAGGTTTCTTTTCCACCCACTGAGGTTCCCCAAAGTCCTTTATTCACAGAGTATTGCGCTTTTTGGAATTCTTTTTCATAGCCGTAATTTTTCAAAAATTCAATTTCTTCTTCACGGGACAAAGACATATCACGAATTGGCGTAATAATTTCTACATTTGGACACATTACCTGAAAAATCAAGTCGAAACGAACCTGATCGTTTCCAGCACCTGTACTTCCATGAGCAATCGCATCAGCCCCGATTTCAATCGCACATTTTGCAATTTCCTGTGCCTGAATCGTACGTTCAGCACTTACAGAAAGTGGATATGTATTGTTTTTCAAGACATTACCAAAAATCAAATATTTCACACAAGAATTATAATAATCTTCCTGAGCATCTACGCACCTGTATTCTTTTACCCCAAGATTCAGGGCTCTTTTTTCCAGCTCTTTTTCCTCTTCTTTAGAAAAACCTCCGGTATTTACAGTAACTGCATACACATCATATCCCAGTATTTCACTGAGATATTTAGCACAGTATGAGGTATCTAAACCTCCGCTAAACGCTAAGACGACTTTCTTGTTCATTATTATATTTAATTTCCGGTTGCGTATACGCAACACCATTTTTTGTTATATTTTCAGGAACGAAAAGCATTGCCGTGCAAAGGCAGTTTTTACGTTCTTTTTTCATGAGAATATCATAATTCACACAGTTTTTACAACCATTCCAGAATTCTTCATCCTGAGTCAGTTCAGAATAAATTACAGGCTTATAACCTAAATCACTGTTGATTTTCATTACAGCAAGACCTGTAGTCAATCCAAAAATCTTTGCATTCGGATATTTGTCTCTAGATAGTTGGAAAACCTTATTCTTAATTAAAGTTGCAGCTCCCCTTTCCCTGAATTTCGGAGAAACGATCAATCCGGAATTGGCCACAAACTGACCATGCGACCAGGTTTCTATATAACAGAAACCCACCCACTCACCGTTTTCAGAAGCTATCACAGCATTACCCTCTGAAATTTTTTTACTTAAATATTCTATGGAACGTTTTGCAATACCCGTCCCTCTTCGCTGTGCAGAATCGTACATTTCCTGCTGTATTTCACTCACATACATCAGATGTATGGATGAGGAAATTTCTATTTCCATTTATTTATCTAAATTTTTCGGCAAATTTAAAGTAAAACTACTTTAAAAACCAAATTAAAAAGATATTTTTTTTGTTTAAAATAAATACACAGGTAATTTTATCTTTACAATAAATTAATATTTTGCTAAATAATTATACATTTGCTAAAAAAATATAGTTATGGAAACTCACTGTCCAAAATGCAACAGCAATAAAATCGTAAAAAGCGGAATCGTCAATGAAAAACAACGTTTCCTATGCAAAAACTGCAACTATTATTTTACCGTAAAAAAACTCGGAAAAAAAATAGATGATTATTACGTAACGAAAGCATTACAGCTTTATCTTGAGGGTTTAAGTTTCCGCGAAATAGAAAGGATTATCGGAGTTTCTCATGTTACTATTAGTTCATGGATCAAGAAATATAATATCACCAGACCCCCACATTCAGAATTTCATCCGGTGTATAAAATTTTAAAGCAAAATGAACTTATTGAATACATGTCTAAAGAAGAAAATATTAAAAATTCCGGACTTATTATCACTCAGTTTGCAGATAAATATATGCTGATCAAATGGGAAA from Chryseobacterium wanjuense includes these protein-coding regions:
- the argG gene encoding argininosuccinate synthase, whose product is MNKKVVLAFSGGLDTSYCAKYLSEILGYDVYAVTVNTGGFSKEEEKELEKRALNLGVKEYRCVDAQEDYYNSCVKYLIFGNVLKNNTYPLSVSAERTIQAQEIAKCAIEIGADAIAHGSTGAGNDQVRFDLIFQVMCPNVEIITPIRDMSLSREEEIEFLKNYGYEKEFQKAQYSVNKGLWGTSVGGKETLTSRNYLPEEAFPSQIKEDQPSELEIEFKNGEVVAVNGENFEYSVYAIQKIEELASAYGIGRDIHVGDTIVGIKGRVGFEAAAASVIIKAHHLLEKHTLSKYQQMMKSQLSDWYGNWLHEALFLDPVMRNIESFLIDSQKTVSGKVFVTLHPYRFILNGIESEHDLMSDKFGSYGEANRAWTGEDVKGYTKIVSNSLNIYHQINGEKI
- a CDS encoding aspartate aminotransferase family protein, with the translated sequence MNLFNVYPLFNINPVKAQGSFLWDDKGEKYLDFYGGHAVISIGHNHPYYQTQLKNQLDKISFYSNSVQNELQTELAEKLGKLSGLEDYNLFLCNSGAEANENALKLASFHNGKSKVLYFSGSFHGRTSAAVSVTDNPKIVAPVNYDERFIKSEWNNIEQLEAIFEKQGREISSVIIEGIQGVGGIMIPTVEFLTKIKELCEKHNSVLILDEVQSGYGRSGYFFAHQEFGIEADIITTAKGMGNGFPIGGVLIHPKFQASNGLLGTTFGGNHLACVAAIAVLDVMKDENLIENAQKMGEYIENELKDFPHIKTIRRKGLMIGVELDRDCSEVRNNLLYNHHIFTGNSNDKAVLRILPALNIKKEETDLFISALKIVLEEI
- a CDS encoding GNAT family N-acetyltransferase, whose protein sequence is MEIEISSSIHLMYVSEIQQEMYDSAQRRGTGIAKRSIEYLSKKISEGNAVIASENGEWVGFCYIETWSHGQFVANSGLIVSPKFRERGAATLIKNKVFQLSRDKYPNAKIFGLTTGLAVMKINSDLGYKPVIYSELTQDEEFWNGCKNCVNYDILMKKERKNCLCTAMLFVPENITKNGVAYTQPEIKYNNEQESRLSV
- the argC gene encoding N-acetyl-gamma-glutamyl-phosphate reductase; protein product: MKTVGIVGANGYTGSELVRLLAFHPHVSLRFLYSRSNSGTKISDLYPDLATICGMVLTDQPEDVDILFLCLPHKESQNWLVQNGVDDETLVIDLGNDFRLDRSFGNRNFIYGLPEINKKQLLGAKSIANPGCFATAIQLALLPLAQKGLLNEVYTTGITGSTGAGQSLQATTHFTWRNDNISAYKTLTHQHVDEILQQLVSFNTNEISLNFVSWRGDFARGIFTSSTVKTDVELSDIEQLYQDFYADEPFVKVSDKAIDLKQVVNTNRCMIHIEKSGNVAVIHSVIDNLLKGASGQAVQNMNIAMGWEENSGLNLKPIAF
- a CDS encoding IS1/IS1595 family N-terminal zinc-binding domain-containing protein — its product is METHCPKCNSNKIVKSGIVNEKQRFLCKNCNYYFTVKKLGKKIDDYYVTKALQLYLEGLSFREIERIIGVSHVTISSWIKKYNITRPPHSEFHPVYKILKQNELIEYMSKEENIKNSGLIITQFADKYMLIKWERFKK